From the genome of Nicotiana sylvestris chromosome 2, ASM39365v2, whole genome shotgun sequence, one region includes:
- the LOC104219444 gene encoding uncharacterized protein gives MWLQKWSPDFKPAEDLPIAPVWALLPGLPFHMHTWNYVKQVVSAIGTPFEMDLATRGRTRPSIAKVRVEIDLLKDQPNSVYVGQIYDNAPQKGFMQKIEFEGVPKYCKFCRKLGHNMINCRALERKRLLKTENWMTKKLNAENKGTDLNNKKEVYEKGKAINNGQDRDSITQNQLKRKNGNESDNYQQKHSSNIRGDPGRILRRANQGNSLRRKLKRKIHNKEINLALQNLNQEGNLDMAMSVQKQLTDSRKGDQESNLDEVVSAQRQSTNYRKGEQVGADHNKAPLSSSSSKQEHNDYNSNSDNKEDQQESIHDNDSQNENAELENRKKEKKA, from the exons ATGTGGCTCCAGAAATGGTCACCGGATTTCAAGCCGGCGGAGGACCTGCCTATTGCTCCGGTTTGGGCTCTCCTTCCTGGTTTACCTTTTCATATGCACACATGGAATTATGTTAAACAAGTGGTGAGTGCAATTGGTACTCCCTTTGAAATGGATTTGGCTACTAGAGGTAGAACAAGGCCTAGTATAGCCAAAGTCAGAGTTGAAATTGACTTGCTTAAGGACCAACCTAATTCTGTGTACGTTGGGCAAATATATGACAATGCTCCTCAAAAAGGTTTTAtgcaaaaaattgaatttgaaggagtcCCTAAATATTGCAAATTCTGTCGAAAACTTGGACACAATATGATCAATTGTAGAGCATTAGAAAGGAAAAGACTGCTAAAAACAGAGAATTGGATGACCAAAAAACTG AATGCTGAAAACAAAGGCACGGATCTCAATAACAAGAAGGAGGTTTATGAGAAAGGAAAGGCTATCAATAATGGGCAGGATAGAGATAGTATCACTCAAAATCAATTGAAGCGAAAGAATGGGAATGAATCCGATAATTACCAGCAAAAACATTCAAGCAACATCAGGGGAGATCCAGGAAGAATACTAAGAAGAGCAAACCAAGGAAACTCCCTAAGAAGAAAGCTAAA gagaaagattcataaCAAAGAGATAAACTTGGCTCTACAAAATCTGAACCAAGAAGGCAATTTGGATATGGCTATGAGTGTTCAAAAGCAGTTAACTGATTCTAGAAAGGGAGATCAA GAAAGTAATCTTGATGAAGTTGTGAGTGCTCAAAGGCAGTCGACTAACTATAGAAAAGGGGAGCAAGTTGGAGCTGATCATAATAAGGCTCCTTTGAGTTCAAGTTCAAGCAAGCAGGAACATAATGACTACAACAGTAACAGTGATAATAAAGAAGATCAGCAGGAGTCAATTCATGACAATGATAGTCAAAATGAAAATGCAGAACTGgaaaacaggaaaaaggaaaagaaagcttGA